The following proteins come from a genomic window of Proteinivorax hydrogeniformans:
- a CDS encoding flagellar biosynthetic protein FliO, whose protein sequence is MSRWAYIGEIFLVMVILCVLVIGAIALIKLLNKKMSVTSNNTMEVVDSLSIGPNKGLYLVRVVSKYYLIGIGDSVNLLKEINDPDEVDLIEEISSPLQSSSVGDSFADNLIQQLNKFKSDSKGE, encoded by the coding sequence ATGAGTCGTTGGGCCTACATTGGTGAAATATTTTTAGTTATGGTTATACTTTGTGTTTTGGTGATTGGAGCTATAGCTCTAATTAAGTTATTAAATAAAAAAATGTCTGTTACTTCTAACAATACCATGGAGGTTGTGGACAGTTTATCTATAGGTCCTAATAAAGGTTTATATTTAGTCAGGGTTGTTTCGAAGTATTATCTAATCGGCATCGGAGATTCTGTAAACCTGTTAAAGGAGATAAATGATCCTGATGAAGTAGACCTTATTGAGGAAATCAGCTCTCCGTTACAATCTTCTAGTGTTGGGGATAGCTTTGCTGATAATTTGATACAACAATTAAACAAGTTTAAATCCGATTCTAAGGGAGAGTAA
- the fliP gene encoding flagellar type III secretion system pore protein FliP (The bacterial flagellar biogenesis protein FliP forms a type III secretion system (T3SS)-type pore required for flagellar assembly.) — MNKKQILLIVILAVTLLIFNMGFQPQTAYAFPSISVDVGESEGPEDFSTSLQILFLLTILSLAPAILILMTSFTRTVIVLSFVRNGLATQQMPPNQVLVGLALFLTFFVMAPVWGEVNESALQPYLEGEMEQDEALETAMDPIRQFMFDQTGEKEIALFINFSEIEEVSEPSEVPTYILVPAFAISELKTAFTIGFIIYIPFLVIDMVVASTLMSMGMMMLPPVMISLPFKVLLFVLADGWNLVINSLLHSF; from the coding sequence ATGAATAAAAAGCAAATTTTATTAATTGTAATATTGGCCGTTACACTTCTGATCTTTAATATGGGTTTTCAACCGCAAACTGCTTATGCTTTTCCTTCAATTTCAGTGGATGTAGGGGAGTCGGAGGGACCGGAGGACTTTTCTACTTCTTTACAAATTCTTTTCCTCTTAACTATCCTGTCACTAGCACCAGCAATTCTAATCTTAATGACATCCTTTACAAGAACAGTAATTGTTTTGTCCTTCGTAAGAAATGGATTGGCAACTCAGCAAATGCCACCTAATCAGGTTTTAGTAGGGTTAGCGTTATTTTTAACTTTTTTTGTAATGGCGCCAGTTTGGGGTGAGGTTAACGAAAGTGCTTTACAGCCGTATTTAGAAGGGGAAATGGAGCAGGATGAAGCTTTAGAAACAGCAATGGACCCAATACGTCAATTTATGTTTGATCAAACTGGAGAAAAAGAAATAGCTCTATTTATAAATTTTTCTGAGATCGAGGAAGTAAGTGAACCCAGTGAAGTACCGACGTACATCCTAGTCCCCGCTTTTGCTATAAGCGAATTAAAAACTGCTTTCACTATAGGGTTTATCATATATATTCCATTTTTAGTAATAGATATGGTGGTTGCAAGCACTCTTATGTCAATGGGGATGATGATGCTACCTCCAGTTATGATTTCTCTGCCTTTTAAAGTTTTACTATTTGTTTTAGCTGATGGGTGGAATCTTGTTATAAATTCTTTACTTCATAGTTTTTAA
- the fliY gene encoding flagellar motor switch phosphatase FliY: MSDVLSQEEIDALLSSNNKEEKGTIEIEAWERDAIGEIGNISLGAAATSLSSLINQKVQITTPYVELTTKQQIAEEHPKPCIIVEVNYTEGLEGVNVLVIDQKDAAIIANLMLGGDGRDINDQISEMELSAVSEAMNQMMGGSATSMSTMFGKTINISPPSTQKVDLAEQNINGALSSEDKVVKVAFRMVIGDLIDSVIMQLIPIEFFKDLIGNISPGMAESDEVLTDNDLDDKGSESPKNSEEPKKEEVDNTMSSKKEAYSSPTSVSQREQKTVDYQKVDFSDLEPQTSSNEAQNIDLIMDVPLEVTVELGRTKKKIKDILSFGAGSIIELEKMAGEDVDILANGKVIATGEVVVINENFGVRVTNIITPMERVKKLQ; the protein is encoded by the coding sequence ATGAGTGATGTACTATCGCAAGAAGAAATTGACGCACTATTATCCTCCAATAATAAAGAAGAAAAAGGAACAATTGAAATCGAGGCCTGGGAAAGAGATGCAATAGGAGAAATAGGAAATATCTCTCTTGGCGCTGCAGCTACTAGTTTGTCATCTTTGATAAATCAAAAGGTTCAAATAACCACACCATACGTTGAGTTAACTACAAAGCAACAAATTGCTGAAGAACATCCAAAACCTTGCATTATAGTAGAAGTTAACTATACCGAGGGGCTAGAGGGAGTTAATGTTCTTGTTATAGATCAAAAAGATGCAGCCATCATCGCAAACCTAATGTTAGGAGGAGACGGCAGAGATATAAATGACCAAATCTCAGAAATGGAGCTTAGTGCTGTCTCTGAAGCTATGAATCAAATGATGGGTGGTTCGGCAACCTCTATGTCAACAATGTTTGGAAAAACAATTAACATCTCACCACCTTCAACTCAAAAAGTAGACCTCGCCGAACAAAATATTAACGGCGCCCTCTCATCAGAAGATAAGGTTGTAAAAGTAGCTTTTAGAATGGTTATTGGCGATTTAATAGACAGTGTAATTATGCAGTTAATTCCTATTGAATTTTTTAAAGACTTAATTGGCAACATATCACCGGGCATGGCAGAAAGTGATGAAGTCCTAACCGATAATGATTTAGATGACAAAGGGTCAGAAAGCCCTAAAAATAGTGAAGAGCCTAAAAAAGAGGAGGTTGATAACACTATGAGTTCTAAAAAGGAAGCTTATTCCTCTCCAACATCTGTCAGCCAAAGAGAGCAAAAGACAGTTGATTACCAAAAAGTAGATTTTAGTGACTTAGAACCGCAAACTAGCTCTAATGAGGCACAAAATATAGATTTAATTATGGATGTTCCGTTGGAAGTTACAGTTGAGCTAGGAAGAACTAAAAAGAAAATCAAAGACATTCTCTCTTTTGGAGCGGGTTCAATTATTGAACTTGAAAAAATGGCAGGCGAAGATGTAGATATATTAGCTAATGGAAAAGTAATTGCCACAGGCGAGGTTGTTGTCATAAACGAAAACTTTGGCGTTAGGGTAACAAATATAATAACCCCTATGGAAAGGGTTAAAAAATTACAATAA
- a CDS encoding flagellar hook-length control protein FliK, producing MKVELMTMLTPILNSKQGEGAKQGDFAKTLSDSVGEGEDELIASLIHSLQDGELDVMEIMFLAIALDPSLLEKLASEISPNLEKGTSQLQMLDGKKDIFEQSKLNQILADKKVDSDLKLDKLKTLLAEKNPEIAKMDNDKVKQQMKMAMENLNEERSSNLAKALNKADDKTLSRLEEILGKLDGKTLPKSEKLALQKLTQIKKHLNVELAEESSKKTKAQDISLYSKIGSTTDENQANTSKSKVIATSSNKDVANSTLNEIQFEETNKLNGVAEKVQNFNTKSYSLPSTVNIKVMELIKQKMPMVQQHGKTSTKIKLIPESLGEINITMMMEKGNLTVRMLAQNEQTYNNLQQQSGQLHEKLQQEGFTEANVDIAFDFGQSDEQERQKNENKERRRNFKLFEEEETTNLPNVSI from the coding sequence ATGAAAGTAGAGTTAATGACAATGTTGACGCCAATTCTTAACTCAAAACAAGGTGAGGGAGCTAAGCAAGGAGATTTTGCAAAGACTCTAAGCGATAGCGTTGGAGAAGGAGAAGATGAGCTAATAGCTAGCCTTATTCATTCACTACAAGACGGCGAGTTAGATGTGATGGAAATCATGTTTTTAGCTATAGCCTTAGACCCTAGCCTGCTAGAAAAGCTTGCTTCAGAGATTAGCCCGAACCTAGAAAAAGGGACAAGTCAGCTTCAGATGCTTGATGGAAAAAAGGATATATTTGAGCAATCTAAGCTTAACCAAATTCTTGCAGATAAAAAAGTAGATTCCGATTTAAAACTAGACAAGCTTAAAACACTTTTGGCTGAAAAGAATCCAGAAATCGCAAAAATGGATAACGATAAGGTGAAGCAGCAGATGAAAATGGCTATGGAAAACCTTAATGAAGAGAGGTCATCCAATTTAGCAAAGGCATTGAATAAAGCCGATGATAAGACTTTATCTAGATTAGAAGAGATTTTGGGCAAGCTTGATGGAAAAACGTTGCCTAAATCAGAAAAGTTAGCTTTACAAAAGTTAACACAGATTAAAAAGCATTTAAACGTTGAATTAGCAGAGGAAAGCAGCAAAAAAACGAAAGCTCAAGACATTTCCCTATATAGTAAAATCGGTAGCACTACCGACGAGAACCAGGCTAATACCTCTAAATCTAAGGTTATTGCCACTAGCTCAAACAAAGATGTTGCAAATAGCACTCTAAACGAAATTCAATTTGAAGAAACAAACAAACTTAATGGGGTTGCCGAGAAGGTCCAAAACTTTAACACTAAGAGTTACTCACTACCATCTACTGTAAATATTAAGGTTATGGAGCTTATAAAACAAAAAATGCCTATGGTTCAGCAACATGGCAAAACCTCAACTAAAATCAAACTAATCCCTGAAAGCTTAGGAGAAATTAACATTACTATGATGATGGAAAAGGGGAACCTAACGGTTAGAATGTTAGCTCAGAATGAACAAACTTACAACAATCTTCAGCAGCAATCCGGACAGTTACATGAGAAATTACAGCAGGAAGGGTTTACAGAAGCTAACGTAGACATTGCTTTTGACTTTGGGCAATCAGATGAACAGGAAAGGCAAAAGAATGAAAATAAAGAAAGGCGACGGAATTTTAAGCTTTTTGAGGAAGAGGAAACAACTAATCTTCCGAATGTATCAATTTAG
- a CDS encoding flagellar basal body-associated FliL family protein, with the protein MEKENTMISISFLVIVGLILIVLAASIAYIVARWHIAPPDANGVDDVAVAGELVDLGEFITDLADSNRHVRTGIFIEIDEDYIEEVNEHSVQIRDRINTIIRSHKTEALSSENWEQELKNEISKGIEIFISGEVKNIYFESFIVQ; encoded by the coding sequence ATGGAAAAAGAAAACACAATGATAAGTATAAGTTTTTTAGTCATAGTTGGCCTGATTTTGATAGTGCTGGCAGCGTCTATAGCTTATATTGTAGCTAGATGGCATATAGCACCACCTGACGCCAATGGTGTCGATGATGTAGCTGTCGCTGGCGAACTGGTAGACTTAGGTGAATTTATTACAGACCTAGCTGACTCTAATAGACACGTCCGGACGGGCATATTTATAGAAATAGATGAGGACTATATTGAGGAAGTTAATGAGCATAGTGTCCAAATTCGTGATAGAATAAATACTATAATCCGCTCGCATAAAACAGAAGCTCTTAGTTCAGAGAATTGGGAGCAGGAGTTAAAAAATGAAATTTCAAAGGGAATTGAAATTTTTATCTCTGGTGAAGTAAAAAATATCTACTTTGAAAGCTTTATAGTTCAGTAG
- the fliQ gene encoding flagellar biosynthesis protein FliQ, whose translation MGPELVIDLGREALIMILLVAAPMLGLALLVGLTVSIFQATTQIQEQTLAFIPKIVAVLMAILIFGPWMLNLLVEYAVEMFSTIPTIVGQ comes from the coding sequence TTGGGACCAGAGTTAGTTATTGATTTAGGTCGCGAAGCACTTATCATGATTTTACTTGTAGCAGCTCCTATGCTAGGTTTAGCTTTGCTTGTCGGCTTAACTGTAAGTATTTTTCAAGCTACCACCCAAATACAGGAGCAAACTCTTGCATTTATACCTAAAATAGTAGCAGTCCTTATGGCTATCTTGATATTTGGGCCATGGATGTTAAACCTTCTAGTAGAGTATGCAGTTGAAATGTTTAGTACAATTCCAACCATTGTGGGGCAGTAA
- a CDS encoding OmpA family protein, with protein MRRRRRHEESSKGQQNWLLTYSDVITLVLCMFVMLYSFSTIDAQKFEQLVQSLNQSFSGVLDGGKIVDPADDLDNLLPPDAEGDEEEDELRDVFEEIEELVKQHGLEEEVAIGYTPIGIEITFDNATLFDSGSAELREESYDVLENIGEILSEVDNLITVEGHTDDVPMNSAQFPSNWELSSSRAISVVRYLKQTNDIKPHRLSATGYGEYNPIATNETERGRQKNRRVNVVILKSEAQ; from the coding sequence ATGAGGCGGCGTAGGCGTCATGAAGAGTCGTCAAAAGGCCAACAAAATTGGCTACTAACCTACAGTGATGTAATCACCTTAGTTTTGTGCATGTTCGTAATGCTTTACTCTTTTTCAACGATAGATGCTCAGAAATTTGAGCAGCTCGTCCAGTCTTTAAATCAGTCTTTCTCAGGGGTTTTAGATGGTGGAAAGATTGTTGATCCCGCTGATGACTTAGATAATCTATTGCCTCCTGATGCAGAAGGAGATGAGGAAGAAGATGAGCTGAGGGATGTGTTTGAAGAAATCGAAGAGCTGGTAAAACAGCACGGCTTAGAGGAAGAGGTGGCTATTGGATATACTCCGATTGGTATCGAGATTACTTTTGATAATGCCACACTTTTCGATTCCGGCAGTGCAGAGTTAAGGGAAGAATCCTATGATGTTTTGGAAAACATAGGAGAAATTTTATCTGAGGTTGACAACCTTATTACAGTAGAGGGTCATACCGACGATGTGCCAATGAACTCAGCACAGTTTCCGTCAAACTGGGAACTGTCTTCCTCGAGGGCTATATCTGTAGTTAGGTACTTAAAACAAACTAATGATATAAAGCCACATAGATTAAGTGCAACTGGCTACGGAGAGTACAACCCAATAGCGACTAATGAAACTGAAAGAGGAAGACAAAAAAACAGAAGAGTAAATGTTGTTATACTGAAAAGTGAGGCACAGTAA
- the fliM gene encoding flagellar motor switch protein FliM, producing the protein MSEILSQSEIDSLLSALSTGEIDAEEAKQQEKDEKVKVYDFRRPDKFSKDQTRTLQMIHENFARLITSYLSANLRSVVNVSVASVDQATYEEFIRSVPNPTVIDLFEIGATEGQALMEINPTITFSIIDRLMGGAGETLKEGRALTEIEQRVMRRTTDHILKSLSDAWANVCDLQPKTKKVETNPQFLQIVSPNETVVVIALKVIIGENEGFLNLCLPYISLENLVDKLSSRYWFSQSNNFSTENKGEISNKLSQTSLEVIAELGSTEITVSDFIGLHEGDVITLNKSVTDPISILVKGEEKYKAKPGKQKNRLAVQVTEIVEGEELELNE; encoded by the coding sequence GTGTCTGAGATACTTTCACAGTCAGAAATAGATTCGCTTTTATCTGCTTTATCTACTGGAGAGATTGATGCAGAGGAAGCTAAACAACAAGAAAAAGATGAAAAAGTTAAAGTTTATGATTTTAGAAGACCAGATAAATTCTCAAAGGATCAAACTAGAACACTTCAAATGATTCACGAAAACTTTGCTCGCCTTATAACTTCTTACCTGTCTGCTAATTTAAGATCGGTTGTTAATGTATCTGTAGCTTCTGTGGACCAGGCTACATATGAGGAATTTATTCGCTCTGTTCCAAATCCTACAGTTATTGACTTATTTGAAATTGGAGCCACTGAAGGACAGGCCTTAATGGAGATAAACCCCACCATAACTTTTTCTATCATAGATAGATTAATGGGAGGGGCCGGTGAAACGCTAAAGGAAGGAAGGGCTCTTACTGAAATTGAGCAAAGGGTTATGAGAAGGACTACAGATCATATTTTAAAATCACTAAGTGACGCCTGGGCTAACGTTTGTGATTTGCAGCCTAAAACCAAAAAAGTTGAAACCAACCCTCAATTTCTACAGATAGTTTCTCCCAATGAAACTGTAGTAGTAATCGCTTTAAAAGTTATAATCGGTGAAAACGAGGGTTTTTTAAACTTATGTCTGCCGTATATTTCACTAGAAAATCTTGTTGACAAGCTAAGCTCTAGATATTGGTTTTCACAGTCAAACAATTTTAGTACAGAAAACAAAGGTGAAATTTCTAATAAACTAAGTCAAACTAGCTTAGAGGTTATAGCAGAATTAGGTTCAACGGAAATTACCGTCAGTGATTTTATTGGGTTGCATGAAGGTGATGTTATTACTTTAAATAAATCTGTTACAGATCCCATCTCTATATTGGTTAAGGGAGAAGAAAAGTATAAAGCAAAACCAGGCAAACAAAAAAATAGATTGGCTGTTCAAGTTACAGAAATAGTCGAAGGAGAGGAGTTGGAACTTAATGAGTGA
- a CDS encoding flagellar hook-basal body complex protein, protein MLRSMYSGVSGLRNHQVRMDVVGNNIANVNTMAYKTSDVNFKDIYSQTIQGASAPMDTRGGVNPMQVGLGMDIANIAINHEQGASQVTGKTTDLMVDGDGYFMVGTLDDDGNPDEVFYTRAGNFEIDEEGNLVSATNGYYVLGAGIDGDDDGIRQIDDDAFDDNDIENLSPINITEFLPADEERNVMFDIAQDGQVVEIEPDGTINPLGRVGLAYFNNPGGLLRTGDNLFTTSANSGEANFGIPGEGNLGTVMSGAIEMSNVDLSQEFTDMIITQRGFQANSRIITTSDELLNELVNLKR, encoded by the coding sequence ATGTTAAGATCGATGTACTCAGGAGTTAGTGGTTTAAGAAATCACCAAGTAAGAATGGATGTGGTTGGTAATAACATTGCAAACGTTAATACCATGGCATATAAGACGAGTGATGTTAATTTTAAGGATATTTATAGCCAGACTATTCAAGGGGCTTCAGCTCCAATGGATACAAGGGGTGGAGTAAACCCGATGCAAGTTGGCCTTGGTATGGATATTGCAAATATCGCTATCAATCATGAACAAGGGGCAAGTCAGGTAACTGGAAAAACTACTGATCTGATGGTTGATGGAGATGGCTACTTTATGGTTGGAACACTAGATGACGATGGGAACCCAGACGAGGTCTTTTATACAAGAGCTGGCAACTTTGAAATTGATGAAGAAGGAAACCTAGTATCTGCTACTAATGGTTACTATGTTTTGGGTGCCGGTATAGACGGAGACGATGACGGAATACGTCAAATTGATGATGATGCATTTGACGATAATGACATTGAAAACTTAAGTCCCATAAACATAACTGAGTTTCTTCCTGCTGATGAGGAAAGAAATGTTATGTTTGATATAGCCCAGGATGGACAGGTTGTTGAAATAGAGCCTGATGGAACTATAAATCCTTTAGGTAGAGTGGGTTTAGCTTACTTCAACAACCCAGGAGGGTTATTGCGCACCGGTGACAATCTATTCACCACTTCAGCTAACTCTGGTGAAGCAAACTTTGGCATACCAGGTGAGGGCAACCTTGGGACTGTTATGTCAGGAGCAATCGAAATGTCAAACGTTGACCTTTCGCAGGAATTTACCGATATGATTATTACTCAAAGAGGGTTTCAGGCTAACTCTAGGATTATAACAACTTCTGATGAATTACTTAATGAGCTAGTTAACCTTAAACGATAG
- a CDS encoding TIGR02530 family flagellar biosynthesis protein: MPKIINPTLAGRVKSKPKQLQETKSQSSFNDLFQKQLKDNIKVSKHAKNRIQSRDIKIDSKVAKKLDEAMEILQQKGSKDSLLIVNNVAYVVNPQSKTVITAVDEQNLKEKVFTNIDSAMLL; the protein is encoded by the coding sequence ATGCCTAAAATTATAAACCCAACGTTAGCCGGGAGAGTCAAGTCTAAGCCTAAACAGCTTCAAGAAACAAAAAGCCAATCCTCTTTTAATGATCTCTTTCAAAAGCAGTTAAAAGATAATATCAAAGTTTCTAAGCATGCTAAAAATCGCATTCAAAGCCGAGATATCAAAATCGATAGCAAAGTAGCTAAAAAACTTGATGAGGCTATGGAGATTCTACAACAAAAAGGTAGTAAAGATTCACTTTTAATTGTAAATAATGTGGCTTATGTCGTTAATCCACAAAGCAAAACTGTTATAACTGCTGTTGATGAGCAGAACTTAAAGGAAAAAGTTTTTACAAATATTGATAGTGCAATGCTGCTGTAG
- a CDS encoding response regulator, producing the protein MSKTVLIVDDAAFMRMMIKDILTKNGFEVIGEAANGKEAVEKYQELSPDLVTMDITMPEMDGVQALQEIKKMDDGARIVMCSAMGQQAMVIEAIQNGAKDFIVKPFQGDRVLEAIQKALS; encoded by the coding sequence ATGAGTAAAACAGTTCTTATTGTTGACGATGCAGCTTTTATGAGGATGATGATCAAAGATATTTTAACAAAGAATGGATTTGAAGTTATAGGAGAGGCAGCTAATGGTAAAGAGGCAGTTGAAAAATACCAAGAATTATCACCGGATTTGGTTACCATGGATATCACTATGCCAGAGATGGATGGCGTTCAAGCTTTACAAGAAATAAAAAAAATGGATGATGGGGCACGTATCGTTATGTGTTCTGCAATGGGGCAACAAGCTATGGTCATTGAAGCTATACAAAATGGTGCTAAAGACTTCATTGTAAAACCCTTCCAAGGGGATAGAGTGTTAGAAGCAATACAAAAGGCTTTAAGCTAG
- a CDS encoding flagellar FlbD family protein, which yields MIEVTRLNNKSTYINNNLIEFMESTPDTVITFITGRKIVIKESPEEIVEKIIVYQNKIHDLVKFPIIKKEGEV from the coding sequence ATGATAGAAGTGACCAGACTGAACAACAAAAGTACATATATAAATAACAACCTAATAGAGTTTATGGAAAGTACTCCCGACACTGTCATTACCTTTATAACAGGGCGGAAGATTGTAATTAAAGAATCGCCTGAAGAAATTGTAGAAAAAATTATCGTTTACCAAAATAAGATCCATGACTTGGTAAAATTTCCAATAATTAAAAAAGAGGGCGAGGTGTAA
- a CDS encoding MotA/TolQ/ExbB proton channel family protein, with the protein MDLTTIIGIIIGFVLFITAIFLQGSLEAFISIDGILIVLGGTLAATAVSYPLSQLKLIIKTIKIAFTRQSMSSSGVIKLIVSFADKARREGLLSLEDDLNEVDDNFLKKGVQLVVDGTDPELVRNILETELTFLEDRHRAGRGIFETMGTFSPAFGMAGTLVGLISMLERLDNPDAIGPGLATALITTFYGVLLANLVFIPISGKLKVKSEEEIRLKEVVVEGLLSIQAGENPRIVEEKLKAFLAPGERESLNNEGDGAEDDEAA; encoded by the coding sequence ATGGATTTAACTACAATAATAGGTATTATTATAGGGTTTGTACTTTTTATTACTGCAATTTTTTTACAAGGATCGTTAGAGGCTTTTATAAGTATAGATGGAATTTTGATAGTGCTAGGAGGTACATTAGCTGCTACGGCAGTAAGTTATCCTTTAAGTCAATTAAAGCTAATAATAAAAACTATTAAAATTGCTTTTACTAGGCAAAGCATGTCTTCTAGTGGAGTTATAAAACTTATTGTCTCGTTTGCTGATAAGGCTAGAAGGGAAGGATTACTTTCTTTGGAAGACGATTTAAATGAAGTTGATGATAACTTTCTAAAAAAGGGAGTGCAGTTAGTAGTAGACGGTACCGATCCTGAATTAGTTAGAAATATTTTAGAAACTGAACTTACTTTTTTAGAAGATAGACATAGAGCAGGAAGAGGAATTTTTGAAACAATGGGAACTTTTTCTCCTGCCTTTGGTATGGCAGGTACACTTGTTGGACTAATTAGTATGCTTGAAAGACTGGATAATCCTGATGCCATAGGACCTGGGCTAGCTACTGCACTTATTACTACATTTTATGGGGTTTTATTAGCGAACTTAGTGTTTATACCGATATCAGGAAAACTTAAAGTTAAAAGTGAAGAGGAAATTCGTTTAAAAGAGGTAGTTGTAGAAGGACTGCTTTCTATACAAGCTGGGGAAAACCCAAGAATTGTCGAAGAGAAGTTAAAAGCATTTCTAGCCCCTGGTGAAAGGGAAAGTTTAAACAATGAAGGCGATGGAGCTGAAGACGATGAGGCGGCGTAG
- a CDS encoding flagellar hook capping FlgD N-terminal domain-containing protein — translation MVKINTDTTAQAQAVKNEFNTTLDKDDFLKILVAQLKHQDPLAPQDDNEFINQMTQFSSLEQVMNIGGKMEKMLEMATQSSGLSGTNAFALVGKNVEVETQDGKEVGIVDRVIKNGNDFQVEVNGNKHKAENIVAVLNAVEGESNA, via the coding sequence ATGGTAAAAATCAATACAGATACAACAGCCCAAGCGCAGGCTGTAAAAAATGAGTTCAACACTACATTAGATAAAGATGACTTTTTAAAAATATTGGTTGCGCAACTTAAGCATCAAGATCCTTTAGCCCCACAAGATGATAATGAGTTTATCAACCAGATGACTCAATTTAGTTCTTTAGAGCAGGTAATGAATATAGGCGGCAAAATGGAGAAAATGCTGGAAATGGCGACCCAGTCAAGTGGACTTTCTGGAACAAATGCTTTTGCATTAGTGGGCAAGAATGTCGAGGTTGAAACACAGGATGGTAAAGAAGTAGGCATAGTTGACAGAGTTATTAAAAACGGCAATGATTTTCAGGTGGAGGTAAACGGAAATAAGCACAAAGCCGAAAATATCGTTGCAGTGTTGAACGCTGTGGAAGGTGAAAGTAATGCCTAA
- the fliJ gene encoding flagellar export protein FliJ yields MKGFNFSLQKVLEYKETLLNEEISKIQDKLSKINKTQQDIESVGLRKTQVVKATNEKCSQGITVENFSCHSKYFSFLHDTEKRLYTIQSKQKEQLDNLKNIAQMRQKEKKTLEKLKEKKLKEFGYNLKKQEQNFIDDIVSARH; encoded by the coding sequence ATGAAAGGTTTTAATTTTAGCTTGCAAAAGGTTTTAGAATATAAAGAAACTCTTTTAAATGAAGAGATTAGCAAAATACAAGATAAGCTATCTAAAATTAATAAAACCCAACAAGACATTGAAAGTGTGGGCCTTAGGAAAACTCAAGTAGTTAAAGCGACTAACGAAAAGTGTAGCCAGGGTATAACCGTAGAAAATTTTTCCTGCCATAGCAAATACTTTTCCTTTTTACATGATACAGAAAAACGCCTTTATACTATTCAAAGTAAACAAAAAGAGCAATTAGATAACCTAAAAAACATTGCTCAAATGCGACAAAAAGAAAAAAAGACATTAGAGAAGTTGAAAGAGAAAAAATTAAAAGAGTTTGGATACAACCTGAAAAAGCAGGAGCAAAACTTCATAGACGACATTGTTTCCGCTAGGCATTAG